The genomic stretch GGGTGGCAATATTCAACTGTTTACCCATTCTAGCAACTGCACCATTGATATAATTAATTTCAGTTGGGCGATGATTTTGGACTAAATCTTGGTACATAGAAGGATAATGATGTGCAGCTTTAACAGAAGTATCCATTACATATTTAGTAATTTCATCTTCATCTAACGCAATACCTTTAGCTTCACCAACCATTACAAACTCATGGATAATATTTTTGACCATTATTGGTGCTTCATCTGTCGCAAAGAATTGACCAATATTACATTCCAATAAAGCACAGGTTGGATTCATCGTACCGTTTACACAGGCTTTACGCCAAATATTAGGTAACACGTCATCATCGTAAATTGCATTAAGACCTGCACCATTTAAGATAGTAACAATTTGTTCTGCGTCGCCTTTTCCATTAGGATCGATACTTTGTAAATTGATGGTTCCTGTACCAGCTAAAATCGCTTTTCCTGGACCTTCTAAACCTGCCGTCCAAATTGTTACCCCCATAAGAATATCTTTTAACGGCACATATTGGCGGATAACATCTTCATGTCCCAAGCCATTTAAAAGGCATAGCACTTTAGTGCGCGGGCCAATAATTTGTTTAATTTCCTGCAACATGGTTGGGAGTTGCATAGCTTTAGTAAAAAGAATAATGAGATCGGCTTTTTGAGTGGCTTCAGTTGGATGCATGATAGGGATATGGACGGTATCTGTTTTATCGCCTGTAATTTCTAATCCTCTTGATTGAATGGCAGCGATATGTGCATCCCAGTTATCAAGTAAAATGACGTCTTGACCATTTTTAAGAAGTTGATAACCAAAACGGCAGCCCATTGCACCTGCGCCAGCAATATAAATTAACATTTTATTCTCCCTTTAAATATTACTGTTTGTTATTAGGATCATATAGCGAACTTATTGTTCGTACAATGTAGAAATGGGAAAAGAGATAAAAAAATCCCCTGTAGGATACAGGGGATCGGAGAATTTTTATTATAGGTAGAATTTACCTAAGAAGTTTAAATTATCATCTAGTTGTAAAACCAATGGTTGACCAGTAGGGATTTCAAAATCCATGATGTCAGCATCAGAAATACCAATGATATGTTTGGCTAACGCACGTAAAGAGTTACCGTGGGCAACAACAAGAACACGTTTTTTATCTAAAAGCGCAGGGGCAATTTGATCTTCCCAGAATGGTAATACACGTTCTAAGGTTACTTTTAAGTTTTCGCCATTAGGAATAACATCTGGAGAAAGGTGAGCATAACGACGATCGTTATGAGCAGAATTTGGATCTTGTGGGTCAAGCAATGGTGGAAGGGTATCATAAGAGCGACGCCAGATATGTACTTGATCTTCACCGTATTTTTCAGCAGTAGCTTTTTTATCTAGACC from Actinobacillus delphinicola encodes the following:
- a CDS encoding 2-dehydropantoate 2-reductase, which translates into the protein MLIYIAGAGAMGCRFGYQLLKNGQDVILLDNWDAHIAAIQSRGLEITGDKTDTVHIPIMHPTEATQKADLIILFTKAMQLPTMLQEIKQIIGPRTKVLCLLNGLGHEDVIRQYVPLKDILMGVTIWTAGLEGPGKAILAGTGTINLQSIDPNGKGDAEQIVTILNGAGLNAIYDDDVLPNIWRKACVNGTMNPTCALLECNIGQFFATDEAPIMVKNIIHEFVMVGEAKGIALDEDEITKYVMDTSVKAAHHYPSMYQDLVQNHRPTEINYINGAVARMGKQLNIATPYCQMITDLVLAKQQILGIK
- a CDS encoding 2,3-diphosphoglycerate-dependent phosphoglycerate mutase produces the protein MELVFIRHGFSEWNAKNLFTGWRDVNLTERGVEEAKAAGKKLQEAGYEFDIAFTSVLTRAIKTCNIVLEESHQLWIPQIKTWRLNERHYGALQGLDKKATAEKYGEDQVHIWRRSYDTLPPLLDPQDPNSAHNDRRYAHLSPDVIPNGENLKVTLERVLPFWEDQIAPALLDKKRVLVVAHGNSLRALAKHIIGISDADIMDFEIPTGQPLVLQLDDNLNFLGKFYL